In Leucoraja erinacea ecotype New England chromosome 11, Leri_hhj_1, whole genome shotgun sequence, the following are encoded in one genomic region:
- the LOC129701774 gene encoding BTB/POZ domain-containing protein KCTD16-like isoform X2: MALNANCRVAAVSSRESGAAALPEVVELNVGGQVYFTRLSTLTSLPNSVLGRMFGHKRNSGSPDLARDNRGRFFIDRDGFLFRYILDYLRDRSVVLPDLFPEKMRLRREAEFFQLPDLVRMLSPEERQSPGLEEPSHSDQEELSQGSDLPRPVSQTAERRAGFITLGYRGSCVLGRDNMQGDARLFRRVPRILACGRIGLLKEVFGDNVNESRDPDRTPDRYTSRFYLRYRQLERAFDTLAEAGFTLLGSNSSLTGSACGQAVDDRAWSSYTEYLFYRLPTTLCAPP, translated from the coding sequence ATGGCGTTAAATGCCAACTGTAGGGTAGCAGCCGTGTCAAGCCGGGAGAGCGGCGCGGCGGCGCTGCCCGAAGTGGTGGAGTTAAACGTGGGAGGTCAGGTCTACTTCACCCGGCTGTCCACCCTGACCAGCCTGCCCAACTCGGTCCTGGGCAGGATGTTCGGGCACAAGAGGAACTCCGGCAGCCCCGACCTGGCCCGGGACAACCGCGGGCGCTTCTTCATCGACAGGGACGGCTTCTTGTTCCGCTACATCCTGGATTACCTGCGCGACCGCTCCGtggtgctgcccgacctgttccCGGAGAAGATGCGCTTGCGGCGGGAGGCAGAGTTCTTCCAACTGCCCGACCTGGTGAGGATGCTGAGCCCGGAGGAGAGGCAGAGTCCCGGCCTGGAGGAACCCTCTCACAGCGACCAGGAGGAGCTGTCTCAGGGCAGCGACCTCCCCCGGCCCGTGAGCCAGACGGCCGAGCGCCGAGCCGGCTTCATCACCCTGGGCTACCGGGGCTCCTGCGTGCTGGGACGGGACAACATGCAGGGCGACGCCCGCCTCTTCCGACGGGTCCCCCGCATCCTCGCCTGTGGCCGGATCGGCCTCCTCAAGGAAGTGTTCGGGGACAACGTGAACGAGAGCAGGGACCCCGACCGAACCCCGGACAGGTACACGTCCCGCTTCTATCTCCGCTACCGGCAACTGGAGAGAGCCTTCGACACGCTGGCCGAGGCTGGCTTCACTCTGCTGGGCAGCAATTCGTCCCTCACCGGCTCGGCGTGCGGCCAAGCGGTCGACGACAGGGCGTGGAGCAGCTACACGGAATACCTCTTCTACC